The DNA sequence GGAAGGCCAGCGTCTGACTGAACTCAGGAAGGAGACGGGTTGGAACATCAAGGTCATGAGGGCACCCCCAATCCCGTCCAAGACCGTGTCGGACGTCAGGGGATACCTGCGTGCAAATCACGACGAGAGGCAGGACATGCTCAAGTATGTGGCGAGAAGGATCGCAAGGCCCAAGCTCGAAGGGGAGCAGTGGGTGAGGATGACCGCCATGGGAGGATTCAGACAGGTCGGAAGGTCCGCATCGTTGCTGACCACCAGAGAGTCCAAGATCCTCATCGACTGTGGTCTTGACCCGTCTTCCGATGCCACCCCCTATTTTGCGATTCCGGAGGCACAGCCCCTCTCGGACATTGATGCCGTCGTTATAACACATGCCCACCTGGACCACTGCGGAACACTTCCAGCGCTGTTCAAGTATGGTTACAAGGGGCCTGTCTACTGTACGCCGCCCACCAGGGATCTAATGGCCCTGCTGCAGCTCGACAACATCAAATTGGGATTCGGCGAGGACAAGAAGACGCCTTACGATGCATCCCATGTGAGGCAGGAGATCTTGCACACAATCACACTCAAGTACAACGAGACCACGGATATCGCCCCCGATGTCAGGCTCACGTTCCATAACGCTGGCCACATCCTCGGTTCCGCGATCGCCCATTTCCATATCGGCGACGGTCTCCACAACGTTGCATTCTCGGGAGATACCAAGTATGAGAAGACTTGGCTTTTCAACCCCGCAAACAACAGATTCCCCAGACTCGAGACTCTGGTCATCGAGTCCACCTACGGAGGTCACAACGATGTTACCCCCACAAGGGCTGAGGCATCGGAGGAGATGGGTAACCTGTTGCAGCAGGCCACCGCCAAGGGCGGAAAGGTCCTGATCCCCGTCTTCGCGGTAGGAAGGTCGCAGGAGGTCATGCTAGTCATAGAGGAGCAGATGCGCCTCGGAAAGATCCCCAAGTGCACAGTCTATCTCGACGGAATGATCTGGGAGGCAACGGCCATTCACACAGCGTATCCCGAGTACCTCAACAGCTCTCTCAGGACGCAGATTTTCCAGCAGAACGAGAACCCGTTCCTATCTCCCATCTTCAAGAGGGTGGAGACCGCAGACATGAGGGAAGAGATCTGCCACTCGCCGGACCCATGTATCGTCCTTGCGACATCGGGTATGATGTCCGGAGGACCTGTCATGGAGTACTTCCGCGAGTGGGCTGACGATCCCAACAATTGGCTGCTGTTTGTTGGTTATCAGTCTGAAGGATCCATCGGAAGGACTATCCAGAGGGGACGTACCGATATCACCCTCAGCATGAAGGGCAAACCCATCGATCTCCAGATCAAGATGCAGAGGGTCACCGTGGACGGATTCTCCGGACACTCTGACAGGAAGCAGCTGATGAGATACATCTCATCCTTGGAACCCAAACCGAACAAGATCATCATCGGTCACGGTGAGGACAAGAAATGTACTGACTTCGCATCATCGATCTACAAGAAGTTCGGTATCGAGACCAAGGCTCCTCAGAATCTTGAGACCATAAGGCTCAGATAAACCATTGAAGGCCCCGGGTCTCCGGGGTCATCCTTTCTTATTGAAGGGGCATTCGTTCCCCAGGCACTGTTGATTCTTGCTACTGAATTTGCATTCGATCTCAGCGAGTTCCATCTCTATGCCGAGTTTCTCTTTCACGAATGCGACCGCCTCGGTGATGGCGAGATACGAATCGCGTTTACAGCATCTGGGTCCTCCGCGGCCCCCTATGGACATTAACGATCTAGACGTCATCATGTTGGACAATCCGAAAGGCTCCTTTGCCATCGGATTGGAGCCTGTGATCACAGAGATGAAAATTCCTGAACTCACCGCTGCTCCGCAAGTACCCCAGTATCCGCAGATCCCTCCGGGTACGGCCTTTCCGCGATTGGTTATCTCTTTCAAAGCCCAATCAAAATCTATTTTTCCCCCGGAATTGCGATAGGCCGTCAGAAGCGAGGCTGCCACCAGCACATGGTGCTCAGGACCGTGCATATGGCAGAACGGCAGATTCATGAGCCTGTTTAGAACAACGCCGGGGTCTTTGGACGTCTCCAATCTGCAGATGGGCACAATGGTGTCCAGTCCGGACAGGTGGCAGTCGTTGCAGACGAAATGCCCCTTAATACATCTGACCCTATCGGAATATCTCTTCCCGCACACTGAGCAGGTCATCTCGATATCATTGTCCAGGTATTCTAAAGGGGATCCGCAGATTATGCATCCCGTATCCATGATGATGCTTCCATGAAAGATTGAGAAAAATATGGCCCCGGTCGAACGACCAAGGCATTGGGTTTGATAATCACCAGTTGGTTGCTCTTACTTCGAAGAACGACTGGGCGTGCTTACAGACAGGACATACGGCGGGGGCCTCCTCTCCAACGTGGATGTAACCGCAGTTCCTGCATTTCCACATGACGACTTTGTCCTTCTTGAAGACGACTCCTTCCTCGATGTTCTTCAGGAGTGCAAGGTATCTCTCCTCGTGCTCCTTCTCGATGTTTCCGACCATCTCGAAGAGCTTTGCAATCTCGGTGAATCCCTCGGCCTTTGCAGTCTCGGCGAACTCCTTGTACATCGTGGTGTGCTCGTAGTTCTCTCCTGCTGCGGCGTCCTTCAGGTTCTCGACGGTCTTGGGGACCTTTCCGTCGTGGAGCTGCTTGAACCAAATCTTGGCGTGCTCCTTCTCGTTCTCGGCGGTCTCAAGGAAGATGTCCGCGATTTGCTCGTAGCCTTCTTTCTTGGCCTGGGATGCGTAGTATGTGTATTTGTTCCTGGCCTGGCTCTCACCTGCGAATGCGGCCATCAGATTCTGCTCCGTCTTGGATCCTTTTAGTTCCATGATGTAACCTCTGTAATCAATATAGAACGTTGTTGTTAAAAAAGGTAGTCTATGGTCGCTGGCAGTTAGGAATGATTAAACCTTTTGAGACGAATGACGCATTATGCGCGGGTCCTGCATAGCATCATTCTTCACGCTGTTAGGTACTGTCAGTATCACCGAGGACGGCAACGGAATGATCACCGGAGTATACCTTCCCTGTTCAAATCTCCCTCCAATGGACCAATGTGAAACGCCCGTTTTGAAAGAGGCGGCGAAACAGATCAACGAGTATCTTGCGGGGAGTCGCACAGAATTCGATCTCGATCTTTACTATGACGGTTCGGATTTCAGGTCAAGGGTCATGGAGGAACTGAACAGGATACCTTACGGCGAGGTCCGTACATACAAACAGGTCGCGGAGGCCATAGGCTATCCGAATTCGATGCGTGCTGTCGGTACCGCTTGCAGGGAGAATCCCCTGCCCATATTGGTCCCATGTCATCGTGTCATACCTGCGACCGGCGGATACGGCAATTACAACGGGGGCACCTCCATGAAGAAGAAGCTTCTGAACCTGGAAGGGGTGTTCCTCTGATAGATTACCGCGGCATTCTGAAGGAGGAAGCCGAGCCTGATTACAGGGATTTCACTTCAAAGCTAATTCCTGGAAAAGAGGGGATACTGGGTGTCAGAATCCCGAAGGTCCGGGCATTGACCAAGACCATCATCAAAGACGATTGGGAATCATTCCTGGAAGAGAAGCCAACATGTTTCGAGGAAGAGGTCCTCAAAGGTCTGGTGATCGCAACAGCTCCCATGGATGTGGAGAGGAGGCTGGAATACACCGAAGGTTTCCTTGACATCATAGATAACTGGTCCACCTGTGATTCATTCTGTTCCTCATGGAAGTTCTCGAAGAAGGATTCGGAACGCGTTCATTCTTACTTTAGGTCCCTGATCGATTCCGGAAAGGAATTCCGCATGAGGGTTTCGGTCGTTTTCCGCATGGCCCATTTCATCGACGATGAACATGTGGACAAGCTTCTGGCCGATATCGAATCCTATCGCAACGAAGGCTACTACTATAAGATGGGGGCCGCTTGGACCGCTTCCTTCTGCTACATCAAGTATCCTGAGAGGACCATGGCCGTTCTCAAACATGGGAGGATGGATGACTGGGTGTACAGGAAGACCATACAGAAGATATGCGAATCATACAGGGTATCGGACGAGAACAAAGCAGTGCTAAAATCCATGAGATGATACAACTCGACCGATTATCCAACCCATAATAATAAAAATAAGAGACATATGGGTGACGTTATGGTATCGAAGACTGCGGTTTTTGTCGCATTAGCCGTCATAGCATCAGCGATGCTTTTGCCAGGCATGGACGCTGACGTCTCCGATTCCGAAGTTTTCACATACTACGCCCAGCTGGATGTCAACGGAAAGCTCGTATACAAGGAGGTAAACGCCGCAACATCCGTGGAAAGCGAAACGAAGGAGTTCATCATCGATTTCAATGATAGCTCTCTCTTCGACGATACAGACGGGGCCAAGGCCTATGCTGACAAGACCGTCCGCGAAGCACTCACAGCTCTGTACCTTTCCAACCCAATGGTGCCTTACGTATGGGATTACCCCGTGGCCGAGACAACGGTCGATGCGGAGATTATCCTCGTAACGGTGAAGCACGGCGAAGTGGAGACCACATACTATGCGGTCGACAATGTGAAATTCTCGCTGAAGGTTCCCGAAGGGATAACATCGGATTCCATGAAGGAGCTGAACGACGCACTCAAGAACTTCCCTGTCTCCGGAAGCACCGATGCCGATAAGGTCAAGAGCATCATGTCCGAATTGGACAAGGTTTACTTCGAGAAGGATGAAGAGGGGAAGATAAGCAATATCTACAGCGCACTGGTCCTGAAGAAGACCACCTCTGCGGGGGTCGCTCAGGCATTCACTGTGCTATGCAAAATGAACAACATCCCGGCCGTCACGGTATCGGGATCCGACCTGCTCGCCACCAATGAAACATTCAGTTATTGGAACTATGTCTACCTTGAGGGTGACATCGATGGCGAGACGGCCAAAGCATGGTACATCGTCGATCCGACATATGCAGTAAGCACAGGCATCGCAGGATACCTCACGGAAGTGTCCTACGATGGAAAGACTTACTCCATGTCATCGGCACACAACGAGGATCTGGACATCACAGGGGAAGTTTCCCTGAAGACGCCTCAGCTCGCTAAAAACAAGTACGTCCCCGTAGGAGGCATTCCCTTCTTCGAGGTGTACGGAGAAGCAATACTGATCGTAGCGATCGGGGTCGTAATGATCGGCTCGATGTTTTACGCTATGAGGAAAGGAATCATCTGAATAACAAGGAGAACGGGGTAAATGACAGAAGCAGAAGAGAAGAAGTCCAAATTGTCCGTAGAGGCATGGGTGGACCAACAGACCTTCGAGACCACTGATGACATCGAGGTCCCGAAGATGATCGCAGACCGTGTCATAGGACAGGACAGGGCCGTGGAGATCATGAGGAAGGCAGCAGCCCAGAAGAGGCACGTGATGCTGATCGGAGAACCCGGTACAGGTAAGTCCATGCTCGCCAACTCTATGGTCGAGTACCTCCCCAAGGAAGATCTTGTGGACATCGTTGCATATCACAACCCCGAGGATTTCAACGAGCCTAGGATAAGGACCTTCCCTGCAGGCAAGGGAAAGGCTGTCGTTGCCGAGCAGAAGGCAGCTGCCGCTGCCCAGAAGACTCAGAAGAACTCAGCGTACATATACATCTGCATACTGCTCATGGCCTTGGGTCTGGGCGGAGCGATATTCTTCGGTTACACGGTCGCGCTCATAGCATTCATGGGAGTCTTCCTGATCCTGATTCTGTTCAGGAACCCGATGCAGCCCAGGAACGAAACGGCTATTGTGCCCAAGGTCCTGGTCGGTCACGATCCAGGCGATCTACCGCCGTTCGTGGATGCCACAGGTACCCACGCCGGAGCACTCTTGGGAGATGTCAGGCACGATCCCTTCCAGTCCGGAGGATTGGAGACTCCGTCTCACGACAGGATCGAAGCAGGATGTATCCACAAGGCGAACAAGGGAGTCCTCTATCTGGATGAGATTAACCTCCTCAGGATGGAATCCCAGCAGGCCATTCTCACTGCTATGCAGGAGAAGAAGATGTCCATCACCGGTCAGTCCGAGAGGTCCTCCGGTGCATTGGTCAAATCCGAGCCTGTGCCCTGCGACTTCATCCTCGTCTGCGCAGGTAACCTTGATGCTATCCAGGGAATGCACCCTGCACTCAGGTCGAGGATCAGGGGATACGGTTACGAGGTCTTCATGGAGACTAACATGCCGGATACCGATGAGAACCGTCTCAACATCGCAAGGTTCGTTGCCCAGGAGGTAAAGAAGGACGAGAAGATCCCTGCCTTCGACAAATACGCTGTCGGAGAGATCCTCAGAGAGGGTCAGCGCCGTTCAGGAAAGAAGGGTGAGATCACCCTCAGGATGAGGGAGCTCGGAGGACTCGTACGTATCTCCGGAGATATGGCAGTCAACAAGGGTGACAAACTGGTCACCGCTGAGCACGTTATGGCTGCAAGGGAAACAGCACGCAGTCTCGAGCAGCAGATTGCGGACAAGCAGATCGAGGGAATGATGAGATACCAGCTCTTCCACAACGAGGGAGAGGCCGTCGGACTCATCAACGGACTTGCAGTCCTGTCCAACGGCAACTCATCGGAGATGTCCGGTATGGTCATGCCGCTGGCGGCCGAAGTCACACCCGCACAGAGCAAGAAGGGCGGAAAGATCATCGCCACCGGACAGCTCGGAAAGATTGCACAGGAAGCAGTCGACAACATCTCTGCTGTCATCAAGAAGTACACGCTCACAGACCTGTCCGCACTGGACATACACCTGGAGTACGTTGCGGCATACAACGGAGTCGACGGAGACAGTGCATCCATCACCATGGCGACCGTCATCATATCTGCTCTGGAGAACATTCCCATCCGTCAGGATCTGGCGATGACCGGTTCCCTGAACGTCAGGGGTGTCGTTATGCCCATAGGCGGTGTAACCGCCAAGTTGGAGGCAGCTGCGAACTCAGGCATCAAGATGGCACTCATCCCCATGGAGAACGAGAAGGATGTTATGATCGACAGGAAGTACTACGACATGATGGAGATCTACACCGTGGAGACCCTCCGCGATGTGTTCGAGTATGCATTCGTGGATTGCCCTGCCAAGCAGAAGTATCTCGATGCTCTGCTCCCGCTGAACCCTAACGGTGTATCCACCGCCAAGAGGGTACCGATCCCCGAGAAGTACAAGAAGGATCAGGTCCAAGAGGAAGCTCCAGCCGTTGAGGCGCCCGAGGTCGAGACTCCTGCAGTCGATGCACCCAAGGAAGACCTTATCGAGTCTCCGAAGGACCCTGAAGAGGTAGTCGTCGAGGTAGCGGTCGAGTCCGAGGACTGATCAGGCAGACGGGTCCGAACGGACCTGCTGCCTACCCAAACATCTTCCTTTTCTCTCCATATTTATTATTATCACGTGTGCGATACTAAGCGTGATAACATGGCCGGTAGGGTAGCTAAGATAAAGCGTGAGACCAGGGAGACCTGCGTCTCCGTTGAACTCAATCTGGACGGTAATGGCAAATTCGAGGTCGACTGCGATCTCCAGTTCCTCAAGCACATGGTCGAGACTCTGGCAAGGTATGCTGAGTTCGATATAAAGATGACCGCAACGGGGGACAACGACCACCACCTGATCGAGGATGTAGCTATCACGCTCGGGAAAGCAGTCAGGGACGCTCTTGGGGACAAGCCTATAGAGAGGATGGCGACAGCAACTGTGGTCATGGATGATGCCATGGTTATGACATCGCTGGACCTCGTCGACAGGCCTTACTGCGAAGCAGACTGTCCTGATCCGCTGTACGTCCACTTTTTCAGGAGTTTTGCGATGACAGCCGGCATAACCCTGCACATACTGGTCATCCGTGGATTCGACGAGCACCACATAATCGAGGCCGGATTCAAGTCCATGGGAAAGGCCCTGAAGGACGCCGTAGTAGTCAGGAAGCAGACCCTCAGCAACAAAGGGTCGGTAAAGATGGAGTGATCCGATGCTGACGAAGAGGATCATACCCTGCCTCGACATGAGAGGCGGAAAGGTAGTGAAGGGAATCAACTTCAAGAACATCAAAGAGGTCGGCGACCCTCCCACCATGGCCATGGATTACGAGGCCCAGGGTGCCGATGAGATCACGTTCCTGGACATCTCCGCATCGCAGGAGGAGAGGGCCACGATGCTCGATGTGGTCACGAAGACTGCCGAGGGACTCAATGTGCCCCTCTGCGTGGGAGGAGGAATCAGGTCCGTACAGGATGTCAGGAACACCCTCAATGCAGGTGCGGACAAGGTGTCCATCAACTCTGCTGCGGTTCAGAATCCGGAGATTATCACGGAATGCTCCAACGCATTCGGATGCCAGTGCATTGTCGTCGCCATCGACGGAAAGTGGAAGGACGACCATTACGAAGTGGTCACTCATGGAGGGACCAGATTCACAGGGATCGATGCCATCGAGTGGGCACAGAAGGTCGAGGATCTCGGGGCCGGAGAGATACTGTTCACATCCATGGATGCGGACGGTGTCAAGACAGGATACGATATCAAGCCGACAGCCCTGATCTCCGATGCAGTCAGCATACCTGTCATAGCCTCGGGAGGATGCGGTTCCAAGGAACACATCCTGGAGGTATTCCAGCAGACCAATGCAGCAGCGGCACTGGCAGCGTCGATATTCCATTACAAGGAGTACACCGTGGGGGAAGTGAAGGAATTCCTCAGAGACAACGGAGTGTGTGTAAGATGACCGAACTCAAATACGACGACAAAGGGCTCATTCCGGTGGTCGTTCAGGATTGGCTTACGAACGAGGTGCTGATGGTCGCATGGTCGAATGCCGAGGCCGTAGAGCTGATGAAGAGCACAGGTTACACGCACTTCTGGTCCAGAAGCAGACAGAAGATGTGGAAGAAGGGCGAGGAGTCCGGACACGTCCAGAAGATCAAATCCATACAGACCGACTGTGATGGGGACACCCTCTTGGTGAGGGTGGAACAGACAGGCGTCGCATGTCATCTTGGAAAGCCTTCATGCTTCGATGAGGTCATCTACGGAGAGACCGATGAGACCATGGCAATACTCCCTGATCTCAAACGCGTCATCGAGGACAGGCACCAGAACCCATCGGACGAGAGCTACACATGCAAGCTCTTCAACGATGAGACCCGCATGTGCAAGAAGGTCATAGAAGAGGCGGGCGAGTTCGCACTGGCCATCAAGGATAAGGACACCGATGAGATGGCATGGGAGCTGGCGGATCTGATCTACCACACCATGGTGGCCATCGAGAAGACGGGACTTCCGATGTCCGAAGTCTACAAGAAGCTGAAGGAGAGGGCAGAATGAGCAGAGCAGACCTTCACACACATACCGTTTACAGCGACGGGGAACTGATCCCGGCAGAGCTCGTACGCAGGGCAATGGTCAAGGGTCACGATCTCATCGCCATAACCGATCATGTGGACATGACCAATGTCGAATGGGTGGTCACCAACATGGTCAAGGCGATAGACCTCTGCGAGGATTACATCAAGGTCATCCCCGGAGTGGAGATCACGCATGTCCCTCCGAGGCAGATCGACAAGGTCGCAAAGATGGCAAGGAAATACGGTGCTGAATGGATCGTCGTCCACGGCGAGACAGTGACGGAGCCTGTAATGCCCGGTACGAATCGTGCATCGGTGGAGAACCCCGAGATAGACATTCTCGCCCATCCCGGTTTCATCACCTTGGAAGAGGCACAGCTCGCAAAGGACAACGATGTCATCCTGGAAGTCACCGGAAGGGCCGGTCACAACATCACCAACGGACACGTGGTCAACATGGCCAGGGAGGCAGGTGCGATGATGGTCATCGATTCCGATACCCACCAGCCCGAGAACCTCATGAGCGAAGAAGAGGCCATGGTGGTAGCCCTAGGTGCGGGTCTGACCAAGGCCGAGGCCGACAAGGCACTCCATGTCACACCCTATGAGATGACCAGGCATCTATGATGTGCCAGATTCCAACTTACGTTCATTCTAAATATGAGCACGAGTATGAAAGTTCATGCCTGAGATAGCAATCATAGGCGGAACGGGTATCTACAACCCCGACACATTCGAACTGATCGACAAGGTCTATCCCGATACTCCGTACGGCAAACCGTCTGATGAGATCCTCATCGGAAAGATCGCAGGCGTGGAAGTGGCTTTCCTTCACCGTCACGGTACAACGATCCCGTACCCTCCGTCATCGGTACCTTACAGGGCAAACATGTATGCTCTGAAGGAATTGGGATGCAAATATGTGATTTCAGCCTGTGCTGTCGGTTCTCTCCAGAGAAAGTTCGCCTCCGGAGATCTGGTCATAGTGGACCAGTTCGTCGATTTCACAAAGAAGCGTGACTACACGTATTTCAACGACTCCATCACGCACATCGCCATACCAGATCCGTTCTGCAGCTACCTAAATGCTGTCTTCGCAGAGACTGCAAAGAAACTCGGTATCAAGTATCACAACGGAGGGACATACGTTTGCATCGAAGGCCCCAGGTTCTCCACCAGGGCAGAGAGCAGAATGTTCAGGCAGTTCGGAGACATCATCGGTATGACCGTGGTCCCCGAATGTCAGCTGGCCAGGGAGCTCGGAATGTGCTACTGCAGCCTTGCGACTATCACTGATTACGATGCATGGAAGGAGGAGGCAGTCGACATCGAGATGGTCAAGAAGACCATGGCTTCATGTCTGGACAAGGTCCTGAGGCTCCTCGAGGCAGGACTCCCCAAGATCAAATCCGACGGATGTTCCGAATGCATCCAGGCCGCTATCGGTTGCGGCGCATTGAAATGATCTATCCGGGGCCAGTCCCCGGTATTCTTTTTATTAATCTACTTTTTTCGAATTGACTATCAAATCTGTTAATTACCTGTTATAAAATAACCGCAATTATGGCAGAGAAGAAGTCCAAAGGACAGAAACTTTCCGAAGAATTGCTTTACAACCCAAAGAACATCGGGGAGAGGGACAACAAGTTCCTCGAAGAGGCCAACAAGTTCTGTGAGGGCTACAAGAAGTTCCTCATGAACAAGACCGAGCGCGAGGCAGTCGCATACGCGATCCCCATTCTGAAGAAGCACAAGTATTCGGAGTACGTTCCCGGCAAGAAATACAAGGCCGGCGACAAATTCTACATGTGCAACCGCGGTAAGAATCTGATCATGTGCACGAAGGGAAAGAAACCCATCTCTGATGGTATCCGTGTTTCCGTCGCTCATGTGGACAGTCCGAGACTGGACTTCAAGCCCCACCCGCTCTTTGAAGAGGGCGAGATGGTATACTTCAAAACCCACTATTACGGAGGAATTAAGAAGTATCAATGGACCACCATCCCTCTTTCCATCCGCGGAGTCGTCATGCTCAAGGACGGTACCAAGGTCGACATCAATGTCGGTGAGGACGAGTCCGAACCAGCATTCCTGATCACCGATCTCCTCGTCCACCTGGCAAGGGACCAGATGCAGAAGACCGCATCCAAGGTCGTTGAAGGGGAGCAGCTCAACATCCTCATCGGATCCTGGCCGTTCGATGACGAGAAGGTATCTCAGAGATGCAAGCTAGCCATCATGCAGATACTCAATGAGAAATACGGAATCACCGAGGGAGACTTCGAGGCAGCTGAGCTATGCGCTGTCCCTGCATTCAAGCCCAGGGATATGGGATTCGACAGGTCGCTCATAGCGGCATACGGGCAGGATGACAGTTCATGTGCATACGCCCAGTTCATGGCCGAGCTCGACACCAAGAACCCCGAGTATACGACCATGACCATCTTCGCTGACAAGGAGGAGACTGGATCGGACGGAGTGACCGGAATGGCATCCTACTTCTTCAGGGACTTCGTCGAGGATCTGGCCCAGGCAGAGGGCTGTGAGGTCAGACATGTCATGAGGAACTCCTTCTGTCTCTCAGCAGACGTCGGAGCAGGATACGATCCCGCCTGGCCGGAGGTGTTCGAGAGGAACAACTGTGCCTTCATGAACTACGGTCCGATAATCGCCAAGTATGACGGAGCCGGAGGAAAGTACAGCACCAACGATGCATCTGCGGAACTGGTGAACTATCTACACAGGATCCTGAGGGATGCCGATGTCTGCTGGCAGATGGGAGAGCTCGGAAAGATCGATGTCGGAGGCGGAGGAACCATCGCATCCTACATCTCGTTGAACAACATCGACACCATCGATATCGGTGTGCCGGTGCTGTCCATGCATGCTCCCGTAGAGGTCGTCGCCAAGGCAGACGAGTACATGCTGTACAAGGCTATCTACGCAGTCTACAACAGCAAGCTCCCTAAGGAGATCTGAGAAACGTTTCAGGGGCTCCGGCCCCGGTTTTTTATTTGAGGACATCCGATGGAACAGCAGCAGTTCTCCTTTGAGGATTACGTCCGTATGGCGGAACAGGGCCATCCAGATGCCAAATACATCCTTGCTACCAAGTATCGTAACGGGGAGGGCGTGGAGATGGATAAGGCCAAGGCCGCCCAGCTGTACAGGGAATTGGCCGATCAAGGTGACTCCGATGCACAGTATGATCTCGCCTTCATGCTCGACAACGGAGAAGGTATCGAGCAGGACCGTGTCGAATCGGAGAAGTATTTCAAACTCTCAGCAGATCAAGGGGATTCAGACGCATGTCTCTGTTACGGAGGGATTCTTTTCGAGAGGGGAGAATACGCTGAGGCTGAGAAGTATTTCATGACCTCTGCCATGAAGGGCGACGTCAAAGCGGAATACAACTTGGGCCTGCTTTACATCGGAAACTATTTTGGGGAACCTGACAGGGCAAAGGCATTCGAGTGGTTCGAGAGCGCAGCGGACAAAGGGTTTGTGTATGCCGAGTCCATGCTCGGCTCGATATATCTCGAGGATAACGACCTTGTCAAAGCCGAGGAGTACTTCAGATATGCGGCCGATCAGGGAGAGCCTACCGCACAATATAATCTCGGTGCTCTCGGTCTCTCTGGACAGATAAAGATGGATTACAAGGAATCCGTCGAATGGCTCACAAAGGCGGCTCAGAACGGGATGCAGCAAGCGTATGAGCTGTTGATGAGACTCAACAATATGAATTGAAGAGTCAAAAAATACTACAAATTTTTAACTTTATAATCTATTGACCCGTTGATAGGATGAGCGACATCGGCTACAGTTCCCAGTATGAGGTGTATCTAACTCAGAACAATGGTGTCCAGATCGTGACCAATGAATTGAGTTTGCAGATCCTCAAACAGATGCGTTTCAGGGAGATCTCCCCTTCGGAGATTGCTAACGCTTTCGGGATCTCGAAGTCAACTGTACAGGGCAACATAGGCAAGCTTCTGCGTGCCGGAATTGTTAGTCAAGAAGATCGTGTTAACGATGCACGCAGTACGGTATTCCGCCTGAATGCAGTGCTGATCTTCTGCAGCGATGCGGATGTGGAATGGCAACAGGATGCGAGATCCGCATCGATAGACCGCATCATAGCTAACGGCTTGTGCACAGTCAGAGAGGATCTGTCGCTATATGGGGTGTCGCTCACAGAGAGCGGGCTGAATGTTGTCCAGGGCCTTTTTGCAGTCGGTGAGGCAATCACGAAGGACGAAGGAGGACCCAACTGGTGGAAGAGGACGATCGATTTCATGGAAGTGCAATGTGCGTCCCATGGAATCGAAACGACTGTGGAATATGAAAACGG is a window from the Thermoplasmata archaeon genome containing:
- a CDS encoding aminopeptidase gives rise to the protein MAEKKSKGQKLSEELLYNPKNIGERDNKFLEEANKFCEGYKKFLMNKTEREAVAYAIPILKKHKYSEYVPGKKYKAGDKFYMCNRGKNLIMCTKGKKPISDGIRVSVAHVDSPRLDFKPHPLFEEGEMVYFKTHYYGGIKKYQWTTIPLSIRGVVMLKDGTKVDINVGEDESEPAFLITDLLVHLARDQMQKTASKVVEGEQLNILIGSWPFDDEKVSQRCKLAIMQILNEKYGITEGDFEAAELCAVPAFKPRDMGFDRSLIAAYGQDDSSCAYAQFMAELDTKNPEYTTMTIFADKEETGSDGVTGMASYFFRDFVEDLAQAEGCEVRHVMRNSFCLSADVGAGYDPAWPEVFERNNCAFMNYGPIIAKYDGAGGKYSTNDASAELVNYLHRILRDADVCWQMGELGKIDVGGGGTIASYISLNNIDTIDIGVPVLSMHAPVEVVAKADEYMLYKAIYAVYNSKLPKEI
- a CDS encoding sel1 repeat family protein, which codes for MEQQQFSFEDYVRMAEQGHPDAKYILATKYRNGEGVEMDKAKAAQLYRELADQGDSDAQYDLAFMLDNGEGIEQDRVESEKYFKLSADQGDSDACLCYGGILFERGEYAEAEKYFMTSAMKGDVKAEYNLGLLYIGNYFGEPDRAKAFEWFESAADKGFVYAESMLGSIYLEDNDLVKAEEYFRYAADQGEPTAQYNLGALGLSGQIKMDYKESVEWLTKAAQNGMQQAYELLMRLNNMN